One genomic region from Amaranthus tricolor cultivar Red isolate AtriRed21 chromosome 12, ASM2621246v1, whole genome shotgun sequence encodes:
- the LOC130828758 gene encoding probable ribose-5-phosphate isomerase 3, chloroplastic, with protein MASATFSLLPSPTSSKFLKLHFRRNFTTIKTPSFTIKSLSSQAPALTQDQLKKLAAEKAVESVKSGMVLGLGTGSTAAFAVARIGELLSSGQLTNIVGIPTSKRTEEQALSLGIPLSVLDDHPCIDLAIDGADEVDPDLNLVKGRGGALLREKMVEAASDKFIVVVDDTKLVDGLGGSRLAMPVEVVQFCWKYNLNRLQEIFKELGCEAKLRMEGNGKPYVTDNSNYIVDLYYSTPIKDAEAAGREISALEGVVEHGLFLGMATEVIIAGKTGVSVKTK; from the exons ATGGCTTCCGctactttctctctccttccTTCACCAACCTCTTCCAAATTCCTCAAACTCCATTTCCGTCGAAACTTCACCACCATTAAAACCCCTTCCTTCACCATCAAATCTCTCTCCTCTCAAGCTCCGGCCTTAACTCAAGACCAACTCAAAAAACTCGCCGCCGAAAAAGCTGTCGAATCGGTTAAATCCGGCATGGTTTTAGGTCTCGGAACTGGTAGTACTGCCGCGTTTGCCGTCGCAAGAATCGGTGAACTTCTTTCCTCCGGACAACTCACCAACATTGTTGGAATCCCTACTTCTAAGCGTACTGAAGAACAGGCGTTATCTTTAGGTATTCCACTATCGGTTCTTGATGATCATCCTTGCATTGACCTCGCCATTGATGGTGCTGATGAGGTTGATCCTGATCTTAATCTTGTTAAAGGACGTGGTGGTGCGCTTTTAAGAGAGAAAATGGTGGAAGCTGCTAGTGATAAGTTTATAGTTGTGGTTGATGATACTAAACTTGTTGATGGTTTAGGTGGTAGTCGTCTTGCTATGCCTGTTGAAGTTGTTCAGTTTTGCTGGAAGTATAATCTCAACAGATTGCAG GAAATTTTTAAGGAGCTAGGCTGTGAGGCAAAGTTGAGGATGGAAGGGAATGGCAAGCCTTATGTGACTGACAACTCTAATTATATCGTGGACTTATACTACTCAACACCGATTAAGGATGCTGAAGCTGCAGGGCGGGAAATTTCGGCCTTGGAAGGTGTAGTGGAACATGGGTTGTTCCTGGGTATGGCTACTGAG